In Deltaproteobacteria bacterium, a genomic segment contains:
- a CDS encoding acetoacetate decarboxylase family protein translates to MSRITKGLFIALFFISMSVIPSGDIFKAAAEEGSDLPSPQLVTGAWMFIAAYKADPETLKALLPPGLEPNPEGHIVINMYTVPEATQTSGLGAYTLTYLTVELKDQDSYIMGSDTTIPGRYFVQYFNSSPVMREFTKKIGIPVDENTNVLTTTDVKDGKLTATLTVDGKPFIVSTADVGSELGNFGGGHLNYFGLIKTGKDGNTVNQVVKYPIPWNGGTVEMKNPKIIFNAPEGHPLNKIKPLAPEPDWAIWTKGSFVYPRYQVVNEWTEDNEE, encoded by the coding sequence ATGAGCAGAATAACAAAAGGACTTTTTATTGCTTTATTTTTTATATCGATGTCTGTTATCCCGTCAGGGGACATCTTCAAAGCCGCCGCGGAAGAAGGTTCCGACCTGCCGTCTCCCCAGCTTGTAACGGGCGCGTGGATGTTTATCGCAGCCTATAAAGCTGATCCCGAGACACTCAAAGCCTTGCTGCCCCCCGGACTGGAGCCAAACCCCGAAGGTCATATAGTAATCAACATGTACACTGTGCCCGAAGCGACACAGACCTCCGGCCTGGGAGCTTATACGCTTACGTATCTTACGGTAGAGCTTAAGGACCAGGACTCCTATATAATGGGTTCAGATACAACGATACCGGGCAGGTATTTCGTTCAATATTTCAACAGCTCCCCTGTGATGCGCGAATTTACGAAGAAGATAGGTATCCCGGTGGATGAGAACACCAACGTACTGACTACGACAGATGTGAAGGACGGTAAGTTAACGGCTACATTAACGGTCGACGGAAAACCCTTCATCGTATCCACGGCGGACGTAGGAAGCGAGCTGGGCAATTTCGGAGGCGGCCACCTTAACTACTTCGGATTGATCAAAACCGGGAAAGACGGAAATACAGTAAATCAGGTCGTGAAATATCCTATCCCCTGGAACGGCGGTACGGTTGAAATGAAAAACCCGAAGATAATTTTCAATGCGCCCGAAGGTCATCCGCTGAATAAAATAAAACCGCTAGCTCCCGAACCCGACTGGGCTATATGGACAAAGGGTAGCTTCGTTTACCCTCGGTATCAGGTAGTCAACGAGTGGACCGAAGACAACGAGGAATAA
- a CDS encoding right-handed parallel beta-helix repeat-containing protein: MKRKSEVMLLAFVFVLLFSWSTAYAVNIYVSVSGDDSNPGTVSLPLRTVGKAVEKAKVHNANNNPVTITLSAGTYREAVGWSRSGSTTDAPIVFQASPPGSAIISGSDVFTNWQSETKPDLYSHTWSNNWGVPGSLGESSGEVARRRELVFVDGELLTQVTLFGALSENSFYVDEAADKIYIKTASNPNQSKVEVGVRKGIFVIDRLKNLTVRGIVFQHDTTPADKWAVIFRGVKNVLVEDCDFLWNTWGGLRFESSDDVTIRRIKANHNGGKGTEVFRTRNLLFEDSETSYNNWRGFAGGFTGWSVAGSKHLRIHGAEYRNLTAIDNKARGFWLDFDSQNIVFDGLIALGNMEGGLGVEANQGPITIRNSVICNTTIFGGILASNSENITLENSVLGHNQGGQIRPGGTNGRPVDNWETGEVVSLFSKNWTANNNIIFGSGKKEILWYYADSGGDLFLNTYKGDNNIYWNTSHDVFRIQGDNTFSVWKQKTRQERNSIFTDPANADLTDEQQRMLNICLGLISPAPPGSTPPSPTEKPGPPSPPTNLKVEPK; the protein is encoded by the coding sequence ATGAAAAGAAAATCGGAAGTAATGCTTTTAGCTTTTGTATTTGTTCTTTTATTCAGCTGGTCTACCGCATACGCTGTAAATATCTACGTATCCGTATCCGGCGACGATTCTAACCCGGGTACGGTTTCCTTGCCTTTAAGGACTGTGGGCAAAGCGGTTGAGAAGGCTAAGGTTCATAATGCTAATAATAATCCTGTAACTATAACTTTGTCTGCCGGGACTTACAGAGAGGCTGTTGGGTGGTCAAGGAGCGGCAGTACTACAGATGCTCCGATAGTTTTTCAAGCATCCCCTCCGGGCAGCGCTATTATTTCCGGCTCAGATGTTTTTACTAACTGGCAATCGGAAACAAAGCCTGATCTGTATTCGCACACATGGAGTAATAATTGGGGTGTTCCGGGTTCTTTGGGTGAGTCCTCCGGGGAAGTGGCCAGGCGCAGGGAGTTGGTTTTTGTAGACGGGGAGTTATTGACTCAGGTTACATTGTTTGGTGCGCTTTCGGAAAACTCTTTTTATGTAGACGAGGCTGCCGACAAGATTTATATCAAAACGGCCTCCAATCCTAATCAAAGTAAAGTAGAAGTAGGGGTCAGGAAAGGGATTTTTGTGATAGATAGACTGAAGAATCTTACCGTCAGGGGAATAGTATTCCAGCATGATACCACACCGGCCGATAAGTGGGCTGTGATTTTTAGAGGAGTTAAGAATGTTCTGGTTGAGGATTGCGATTTTCTGTGGAACACGTGGGGGGGACTGCGTTTCGAGAGCAGCGATGATGTGACGATTCGCAGGATTAAGGCAAACCATAACGGAGGTAAGGGTACTGAGGTTTTCCGGACTAGAAATCTGTTGTTTGAAGACAGCGAAACATCCTATAACAACTGGCGCGGGTTTGCAGGCGGCTTTACAGGGTGGTCGGTCGCAGGGTCCAAGCATTTGAGGATACACGGTGCTGAATACAGGAATTTGACAGCCATAGATAACAAGGCTCGCGGCTTTTGGCTCGACTTTGACAGTCAGAATATAGTGTTTGACGGGCTTATTGCATTGGGCAATATGGAAGGCGGCTTGGGGGTTGAGGCTAACCAGGGCCCGATTACAATCCGGAACAGTGTTATTTGTAATACTACTATCTTTGGAGGTATTCTAGCCTCCAACTCCGAGAACATCACTTTGGAAAATAGTGTCCTCGGTCATAATCAGGGAGGTCAGATAAGGCCCGGAGGCACTAATGGCAGGCCTGTGGATAACTGGGAGACCGGTGAGGTGGTCAGCCTGTTTAGTAAGAACTGGACAGCAAATAACAATATAATATTCGGGTCCGGGAAGAAAGAGATATTATGGTATTATGCCGATAGTGGAGGGGATTTATTCCTAAATACTTACAAAGGCGATAATAATATTTACTGGAACACCAGTCACGACGTATTCCGTATACAGGGAGATAACACCTTCAGTGTATGGAAGCAGAAAACCCGACAAGAGCGGAATTCGATTTTTACAGACCCAGCGAACGCTGATTTGACGGATGAGCAGCAGAGGATGTTAAATATATGCCTGGGTTTGATTTCCCCTGCACCTCCGGGATCGACTCCTCCTTCGCCTACTGAAAAACCTGGTCCGCCAAGTCCGCCGACAAATCTGAAAGTTGAACCGAAATAA
- a CDS encoding NHL repeat-containing protein produces MRRLLNNSWALVGIVSIFILVLSACDDDSNNVGNGPGLVDPRGIAVEADGNLVVADRGIPAVVRIDINNGNRSILSGVGVGTGAELLDPRGIDVLEDGSIVVADSEANTIVRIDPVTGDRTVLSDDGVGSGPPLMEPRDLALEADGNIVVKDRGLETILGVDTDTGDRVIISGQGMGGGPEFITPRGIAVLADGDLVLADVGLVAILLIDRITGDHTILSDAGTGTGPLFVAPTQIAVEDDGNLLVTDSDLAAVFRVEPETGDRTILSDADTGSGPRFRRAVGDHLDADGNLVVTDNERDAVIRVNSVTGNRTLISE; encoded by the coding sequence ATGAGAAGATTATTAAATAATTCATGGGCACTCGTCGGCATAGTTTCAATATTTATATTGGTTCTTTCAGCCTGCGATGACGATTCGAACAACGTAGGAAACGGCCCCGGACTCGTTGATCCCAGAGGTATTGCCGTTGAAGCTGACGGGAACCTCGTTGTTGCGGACCGCGGTATTCCGGCTGTCGTCCGGATCGACATAAATAACGGCAACCGCTCCATTTTGTCGGGCGTAGGCGTTGGGACAGGCGCAGAGCTGCTCGACCCGAGGGGTATAGATGTGCTCGAAGACGGCAGTATCGTGGTGGCGGATTCGGAAGCCAACACAATAGTAAGAATAGACCCAGTAACTGGTGACCGGACTGTCTTATCAGACGACGGAGTCGGGAGCGGCCCCCCGCTCATGGAGCCGAGGGACCTCGCCCTTGAAGCGGACGGCAATATTGTAGTAAAGGACCGGGGTCTTGAGACCATTTTAGGCGTGGACACAGACACCGGAGACCGCGTAATTATATCCGGTCAAGGTATGGGAGGCGGCCCTGAATTCATAACCCCGAGGGGAATCGCCGTACTGGCCGACGGAGATCTGGTTCTGGCTGACGTAGGTCTCGTGGCGATATTGCTTATCGACCGTATCACCGGAGACCACACAATTCTGTCTGACGCCGGGACAGGAACCGGCCCTCTGTTCGTAGCGCCCACTCAAATCGCGGTTGAGGATGACGGCAACCTTCTGGTGACAGATTCCGATCTCGCCGCCGTTTTCCGTGTGGAGCCTGAAACGGGAGACCGCACGATTCTGTCAGACGCCGATACCGGAAGCGGGCCCAGGTTCAGGCGCGCCGTCGGAGACCATTTGGACGCGGACGGCAATTTGGTCGTGACGGATAACGAAAGAGACGCTGTGATCCGGGTAAATTCCGTAACCGGGAACCGCACATTAATCTCAGAGTAG
- a CDS encoding aryl-sulfate sulfotransferase, protein MIGNIRSITDIKWIALVIAIGFFSISGCNNSDPAFQELTFRLAPNERAPLAGILELTTLVPTRIVLDVSDGDDNWQIVFEEFNTDHSLAVLGFRPGEKHTVLVSALDEDGGIVNEDLIEVETDPLPEDFPDFSVTSDVQTMEPGVTLFEAGGFLIIVDEPGEVVWYYRIPSPQSFDRDVRRMANGNLLLLLPTSRILEIDMLGNTVRSWYPARSVAGDEGSIPVDAAAFHHEIFEMESGNFLVLSLELRTFDDYPSSVTDPLAPVERAEVVGDVIVEFAPDGTLVNEWPVLDILDPFRLSYSSLLGIWDGFFQNTQGVTGPTRDWSHGNGVIHDTRDDSLIVSLRHQDAVIKFSRQTGELIWILGTHDNWDPVVFGDFLLTPLSGDEFFFQYHQHAPMITESGNIILFDNGNNRASPFDPIIPGNIFSRAVEYSIDEFSKEVDLVWESTGFSEEVLFAGFLGDADSLPETGNVLITFGGNQPARIVEVTRDTPPEQVFEILVPNVEANAFVYRAERLPSLYP, encoded by the coding sequence ATGATTGGAAATATTCGCTCTATTACCGATATAAAATGGATTGCTTTAGTAATTGCGATAGGTTTTTTCAGTATCTCCGGTTGTAACAATTCAGACCCGGCTTTTCAAGAGCTGACATTCAGGCTGGCTCCCAACGAAAGAGCGCCGCTGGCAGGAATTCTGGAATTAACTACACTTGTGCCCACGAGGATCGTACTCGATGTCAGCGATGGCGATGACAACTGGCAAATAGTGTTTGAAGAATTTAATACCGACCACTCCCTTGCGGTTCTCGGTTTTCGACCGGGGGAAAAACATACGGTTTTAGTCAGCGCTTTAGATGAAGATGGCGGAATAGTGAACGAAGACTTGATTGAAGTTGAGACCGATCCGCTGCCCGAGGATTTTCCTGATTTTAGTGTTACAAGCGATGTTCAAACGATGGAGCCGGGTGTGACGTTATTTGAAGCAGGCGGGTTTTTGATAATCGTTGATGAACCTGGCGAGGTTGTGTGGTATTACAGGATACCTTCCCCTCAGAGTTTTGACCGTGACGTAAGACGAATGGCGAATGGCAATCTGCTTTTGTTGCTCCCTACTTCCCGCATTTTGGAAATAGATATGCTGGGTAATACCGTAAGAAGCTGGTATCCCGCGAGGTCAGTTGCGGGTGACGAAGGAAGCATCCCGGTTGATGCGGCGGCTTTTCATCACGAGATATTCGAAATGGAGTCCGGCAATTTTCTGGTGCTCAGTCTGGAACTGAGAACGTTCGATGATTATCCGTCAAGCGTCACCGATCCGCTTGCTCCTGTTGAAAGGGCTGAGGTGGTGGGGGACGTTATAGTCGAGTTCGCTCCGGATGGTACTCTGGTGAATGAGTGGCCGGTTCTGGATATTCTCGATCCGTTTCGTCTGAGCTACAGCTCGCTTCTGGGCATATGGGACGGTTTTTTTCAAAATACACAGGGCGTAACTGGTCCGACGAGGGACTGGTCGCACGGTAACGGTGTAATACATGATACGAGAGACGATTCACTGATAGTGTCTCTTCGTCATCAGGACGCCGTTATTAAATTCAGCAGACAAACCGGGGAGCTGATCTGGATTCTCGGCACGCACGATAACTGGGACCCGGTCGTGTTCGGTGATTTTCTTTTAACCCCTTTGTCGGGCGATGAATTTTTCTTCCAGTATCATCAGCACGCGCCGATGATTACGGAGAGCGGGAATATTATTTTATTCGATAACGGCAACAACAGGGCGAGCCCCTTTGATCCGATTATACCGGGGAACATCTTCAGCAGGGCGGTCGAATACAGTATCGACGAATTCTCAAAAGAGGTCGATTTGGTCTGGGAGTCCACAGGGTTTAGCGAAGAGGTTCTATTTGCGGGGTTTCTTGGCGACGCCGATTCCCTTCCCGAGACGGGTAACGTACTGATAACGTTCGGGGGAAATCAGCCGGCGCGGATTGTCGAGGTTACCCGCGACACTCCGCCGGAACAGGTCTTTGAGATCCTTGTACCTAACGTGGAGGCCAACGCTTTTGTTTACAGGGCGGAGAGGCTGCCGAGCCTTTACCCGTAA
- a CDS encoding DMT family transporter, with protein MTLNFIILLVISAFWGLGYLFVKVGEKSVPPVTEMVGRSLIATVALVVLCLLLKKDLLRPVRKYKAFMLFGVLGVAIPWVGIAFSEEYISSGLAAAMASSMPLFTFLITALVTKTERFTIYGIAGLAVALIGLILVIGLDRIFGHSSTLLGVLIILGAFLSYATNGILVPVYAKDVDPFVTTTYAIGFGAVILIILAFILEKPTMTALNTEALLSLIGLGVISTALGFSGFYLLIKRAGPFFTSLLGYLAPVFGIIAGVAFLHEEIDGLQIAGIILVLLGIFLINKPKFDSLRKPG; from the coding sequence ATGACCCTTAATTTTATCATCCTCCTTGTCATCTCCGCTTTCTGGGGTCTGGGTTATCTGTTCGTTAAAGTGGGCGAGAAGTCCGTCCCCCCTGTGACCGAGATGGTAGGCAGGTCGCTGATAGCCACGGTCGCCCTTGTAGTCCTGTGCCTGCTATTAAAAAAGGATTTACTGCGACCCGTCCGTAAATACAAGGCGTTCATGCTGTTTGGCGTTTTAGGCGTTGCAATCCCGTGGGTAGGGATCGCCTTTAGCGAGGAATATATCTCGTCCGGCCTTGCGGCAGCAATGGCGTCATCAATGCCGCTCTTTACGTTCCTGATCACCGCCCTTGTAACTAAAACGGAGCGTTTCACTATATACGGCATCGCCGGGCTTGCCGTAGCACTTATCGGGCTCATCCTGGTAATAGGTCTCGACAGGATTTTCGGTCATAGCTCCACCCTGCTGGGAGTGCTTATAATACTCGGGGCTTTCTTAAGCTACGCTACAAACGGTATCCTGGTGCCCGTATACGCAAAGGATGTAGACCCGTTTGTGACAACCACTTACGCAATAGGCTTCGGCGCTGTAATTCTGATAATACTCGCGTTTATACTGGAGAAGCCGACCATGACCGCGCTTAATACAGAGGCTCTATTGTCGCTCATAGGGCTAGGGGTTATAAGTACGGCGCTCGGGTTTTCAGGCTTCTATCTGCTGATCAAGAGGGCGGGGCCTTTCTTTACATCCCTTCTCGGCTATCTTGCGCCCGTTTTCGGAATAATAGCGGGGGTAGCCTTTTTGCATGAGGAAATAGACGGGCTTCAAATCGCGGGAATTATTCTAGTGCTGCTCGGCATCTTTCTTATAAACAAACCGAAATTCGATAGTCTCCGCAAGCCGGGTTAA
- a CDS encoding radical SAM protein, producing MRKLKIGIIDFITKSPNHSLWARVMHANFMGIMPQVVAKWCEDAGHDVDYFIYTGLEDLAKDAPKDVDMVFINAFTQSATHAYALSCKYRKEGVITVLGGPHARCYPEDAVKYFDYVLGLTDEELILDVLKDCSQYMHEGLHLSAKSQPKNLPGVRERWKYISKAHEKTTFLFRVVPMIGSLGCPYTCSFCIDASEPYQPLDFDMLKEDLRFVLTKIKRPLVSWYDPNFGVRFDDYMNAIEEAVPLNSIDFIAESSLSLLSEPHLKRLNQNSFQALLPGIESWFDMGNKSKTGAKQGMEKVKIVSEHINLILSYIPYVQTNFVVGLDSDNGAESFELTKKFVDMAPAAFPAYPLITAFGRAAPLNLEYQSEDRVLPFPFHFLNNNHASNVKPKNYSWPEFYDLLIDLAQYSYSLRSIYNRFRATRTRVPRWMNVMRAISTEGSGRIKFYRKIRQFLQEDTKFRDFFEGETTEIPDFYVDMIKKDLGPLWEYLPEGAIYHDQNAYLKSEMEKKQKKVQTA from the coding sequence ATGCGAAAACTCAAAATCGGTATAATCGACTTTATTACCAAATCCCCTAATCATTCCCTCTGGGCTCGCGTCATGCACGCAAACTTCATGGGCATAATGCCACAGGTTGTGGCCAAGTGGTGCGAGGATGCGGGCCACGATGTCGATTATTTTATATATACCGGTCTTGAAGACCTTGCCAAAGACGCGCCGAAAGACGTAGATATGGTTTTCATAAACGCGTTCACTCAATCCGCCACACATGCTTATGCTCTCAGCTGTAAATACAGGAAGGAAGGCGTAATTACGGTACTCGGCGGTCCTCACGCACGATGTTATCCCGAGGACGCGGTTAAGTATTTCGACTATGTACTCGGCCTTACCGACGAAGAGCTTATCCTGGACGTGCTTAAGGATTGTTCGCAATACATGCACGAGGGGCTTCATCTCTCGGCCAAGAGTCAGCCTAAAAATCTTCCCGGCGTCCGGGAGCGCTGGAAGTACATATCCAAGGCACATGAAAAAACCACCTTCTTATTCAGAGTCGTGCCGATGATAGGCAGCCTCGGCTGCCCGTACACCTGCAGCTTCTGTATCGATGCGAGCGAGCCCTACCAGCCGCTGGATTTCGATATGCTGAAAGAAGACCTCAGGTTCGTGCTCACAAAGATTAAACGTCCCCTGGTGAGCTGGTATGACCCCAATTTCGGTGTGCGCTTCGATGATTACATGAACGCGATAGAAGAAGCGGTGCCGTTAAACAGCATTGACTTCATCGCGGAGAGCAGCCTTTCACTCCTTTCCGAGCCGCACTTGAAACGGCTCAACCAGAACAGTTTCCAGGCGCTGCTCCCGGGTATCGAGTCGTGGTTCGACATGGGCAACAAGTCGAAAACGGGCGCGAAGCAGGGCATGGAAAAGGTGAAGATCGTCTCGGAGCATATAAACTTGATATTGAGTTATATTCCCTACGTACAGACAAATTTCGTAGTCGGGCTCGACAGCGACAACGGAGCCGAGTCATTCGAGCTTACAAAAAAATTCGTGGATATGGCGCCTGCCGCTTTCCCCGCTTACCCGCTCATTACCGCGTTCGGGCGCGCGGCGCCGCTCAACCTTGAATATCAGAGTGAAGACAGGGTATTGCCGTTCCCGTTTCACTTCCTGAACAATAACCACGCCTCTAACGTAAAGCCGAAGAACTACTCCTGGCCCGAATTTTACGACCTCCTTATCGATCTCGCTCAGTATTCGTATTCGCTGCGCTCGATATACAACCGGTTCCGCGCTACAAGAACCAGGGTCCCGAGATGGATGAACGTCATGCGGGCTATATCGACCGAGGGGTCGGGCAGGATCAAGTTCTACCGGAAGATAAGGCAGTTCCTTCAGGAGGACACGAAATTCAGGGACTTCTTTGAAGGTGAGACAACGGAAATCCCGGATTTCTACGTGGATATGATCAAAAAAGACCTGGGTCCGCTCTGGGAATACCTCCCCGAGGGAGCTATCTACCACGACCAGAACGCCTACCTCAAATCGGAGATGGAAAAGAAGCAGAAAAAAGTCCAGACCGCGTGA